The Clostridium sporogenes genome contains a region encoding:
- a CDS encoding manganese efflux pump MntP family protein gives MEVQELFFLGLAVSLDAFGVILCIGINKGITLKSIMTFVFFFGFFQFFLSFLGGYMGIIFNKYIFPIPTIVGGLIIISLGILMILEGLKQKEKSIFLNKSMYFILGISVSIDALFIGFTTLTYISNLFYLFMSSLFIGLITAIICSLGVILSKYIKKISIISSYADYIGGIILILFGFKMLFF, from the coding sequence ATGGAAGTACAAGAGCTTTTTTTCTTAGGGTTAGCAGTTTCTTTAGATGCTTTTGGAGTAATATTGTGCATAGGTATAAATAAAGGTATTACTCTAAAATCAATTATGACTTTTGTATTTTTCTTTGGATTTTTTCAGTTTTTTCTTTCTTTTTTAGGTGGTTATATGGGGATTATTTTTAATAAATATATATTTCCCATACCAACTATTGTAGGTGGATTAATAATAATATCATTAGGAATACTAATGATACTAGAGGGTTTGAAACAAAAAGAAAAAAGTATATTTTTAAATAAAAGCATGTACTTTATATTGGGTATTTCCGTTAGTATAGATGCTCTATTTATAGGTTTTACAACTTTAACTTATATTAGTAATTTATTTTATTTATTTATGAGTTCTTTGTTTATAGGATTAATTACTGCAATAATCTGTAGTCTAGGAGTTATTTTATCTAAATATATTAAAAAAATATCTATAATCTCAAGTTATGCAGATTATATAGGAGGAATAATATTAATATTATTTGGTTTCAAAATGTTATTTTTTTAA
- the rnhA gene encoding ribonuclease HI produces MKKVIIYTDGACRGNGQENTIGAYGIVLMYGEHKKEIKKAFKDTTNNIMELSAVVEALSLLKEPCSVEVYSDSAYVINAINQKWLDNWKNNNWKTASKSPVKNKELWENLDELLKKHSVKFIKVKGHSDNEYNNRCDKLANEAMDEFNV; encoded by the coding sequence ATGAAAAAAGTAATAATATACACTGATGGAGCTTGTAGAGGAAATGGTCAAGAAAATACCATAGGGGCTTATGGAATAGTTTTAATGTATGGTGAACATAAAAAAGAAATAAAAAAGGCTTTTAAGGATACAACTAATAATATTATGGAATTATCTGCAGTAGTAGAAGCACTTTCTTTATTAAAGGAACCTTGCAGCGTAGAAGTTTATAGTGATTCTGCTTATGTTATAAATGCTATAAATCAAAAATGGCTGGATAATTGGAAAAATAATAATTGGAAAACTGCCTCTAAATCCCCAGTTAAGAATAAAGAATTATGGGAAAACCTAGATGAATTATTAAAAAAACATTCTGTTAAATTTATAAAAGTAAAGGGTCATTCAGATAATGAGTATAATAATAGATGTGATAAATTAGCAAATGAAGCTATGGATGAATTTAATGTTTAA
- a CDS encoding M48 family metallopeptidase, producing MKDIILMGERYEYNLKTKKRKTISIKIGKEFVIEVTAPLRTNEYTIEQLLKKEEKWIIKKIKKLKEVEDFHGYYYLGQLYYLEIKEVKSLYFKLEVNNNKFIIYINSGILKDNREVIIKDNLEKFYKEQAIDVLKERTDYYSNILKVAPKNIVIKNQKTLWGSCSSKGNINYNYKIVMAPLEILDYIVVHELCHLVYMNHSKDFWDLVESIIPDWKKRRNWLKENGYKLKI from the coding sequence ATGAAAGATATAATTTTAATGGGAGAAAGATATGAATACAATTTAAAAACTAAAAAAAGAAAAACTATTTCCATAAAAATTGGGAAAGAATTTGTTATAGAAGTTACAGCACCTTTAAGAACTAATGAATACACAATAGAGCAGCTTCTTAAAAAAGAGGAAAAATGGATCATAAAAAAAATAAAAAAGCTTAAAGAAGTAGAAGATTTTCATGGATATTATTATCTAGGTCAATTGTATTATTTAGAAATTAAAGAGGTGAAGTCTTTATATTTTAAATTAGAAGTAAATAATAATAAATTTATTATTTATATAAATTCTGGTATTTTAAAAGATAACAGAGAAGTGATAATAAAAGATAATTTAGAAAAATTTTATAAAGAACAGGCTATAGATGTATTAAAAGAAAGAACGGATTATTATTCTAATATATTAAAAGTTGCACCTAAAAATATAGTAATAAAAAATCAAAAAACTTTATGGGGAAGTTGTTCTTCTAAAGGGAATATAAATTACAATTATAAAATAGTTATGGCTCCTTTAGAAATTTTGGATTATATAGTAGTTCATGAACTTTGCCATTTAGTATATATGAACCACTCTAAGGATTTTTGGGATTTAGTTGAAAGTATAATTCCAGATTGGAAGAAAAGAAGAAATTGGCTTAAAGAAAATGGATATAAATTAAAAATTTAA
- a CDS encoding HD-GYP domain-containing protein has protein sequence MIMRLEFINRVKENDVLGRNIFSEDGQVLLKSGIKLTGNYIKKLRNLGVFYIYIRDERLEDVVIDDPKLMELKQTTMKSMTDLMKNIHDFNGKSLKKSFNQVEEMIDYIIDMGDVNRSLYDIKTYDNYTYIHSLDTCIMTTFIGLSSGLNEKELKDVGIGAILHDIGKTRISNKIINKEGPLTDDEFMEIKKHPIYGSEILKKDFTMSDTIIKIVEQHHERIDGKGYPYGLKRNDISKYAKLVSICDVYDAISNDRCYRKKFTPNDAYELILSGSGTMFDEDLVKSFKNTFAIYPLGCRIRLSNGEEGYVINQNKGFPDRPIIRIFRDNDMKCFHQINLLKNPNLVIKSIVM, from the coding sequence ATGATAATGCGACTTGAATTTATTAATAGAGTTAAAGAAAATGATGTTTTAGGAAGAAATATTTTTTCCGAAGATGGACAAGTTTTACTTAAATCTGGTATTAAGTTAACAGGAAATTACATAAAAAAATTAAGAAATCTAGGTGTTTTTTATATTTATATAAGGGATGAAAGATTAGAAGATGTAGTAATAGATGATCCTAAATTAATGGAACTTAAGCAAACTACTATGAAATCTATGACTGATCTTATGAAAAACATACATGATTTTAATGGTAAAAGCTTAAAGAAATCCTTTAATCAAGTGGAAGAAATGATAGATTATATAATAGATATGGGGGATGTAAATAGAAGTCTTTATGATATTAAAACCTATGATAATTATACATATATACATAGCTTAGATACTTGTATAATGACTACATTTATAGGACTATCTAGTGGATTAAATGAAAAGGAATTAAAGGATGTAGGTATAGGGGCAATACTTCACGATATAGGAAAAACTCGAATATCTAATAAAATAATAAATAAAGAAGGTCCATTAACAGATGATGAATTTATGGAAATAAAAAAACACCCTATTTATGGTAGCGAAATACTAAAAAAAGATTTTACAATGTCTGATACAATTATAAAAATAGTAGAACAACATCATGAAAGAATAGATGGTAAAGGGTACCCTTATGGACTGAAAAGAAATGATATTTCTAAATATGCAAAGTTAGTTTCTATATGTGATGTATATGATGCCATAAGCAATGATAGATGCTATAGAAAGAAGTTTACTCCTAATGATGCTTATGAGCTTATATTGTCTGGTTCAGGAACTATGTTTGATGAAGATTTGGTTAAATCTTTTAAAAATACCTTTGCTATATATCCTTTAGGTTGTAGGATTAGATTATCAAATGGAGAAGAAGGATATGTAATAAACCAAAATAAGGGTTTCCCAGATAGACCTATAATCAGGATTTTTAGAGATAATGATATGAAATGTTTTCATCAAATAAATTTGCTTAAAAATCCTAATTTAGTTATAAAGTCTATAGTTATGTAA
- a CDS encoding Fur family transcriptional regulator yields MIEEELLKKSNLKITKGRINILSILIEATYSLDVESIFKKLKEKNINLDLSTIYRTLEVFENKDLIEKFDLGNSKYNFRFKRKKHTHTIQCKVCHKEVQIECPLFHLDEIVNKETGFSNIDHHLKIEGVCENCIKNNFIKEKKD; encoded by the coding sequence ATGATAGAAGAGGAATTATTGAAGAAAAGTAATTTAAAGATAACAAAAGGTAGGATAAATATTTTAAGTATACTTATAGAAGCAACCTATTCTTTAGATGTGGAGAGTATATTCAAAAAATTAAAAGAAAAAAATATAAATTTAGATTTATCTACTATATATAGAACACTAGAAGTTTTTGAAAATAAGGATTTAATAGAAAAATTTGATTTAGGAAATTCAAAATATAATTTTAGGTTTAAAAGAAAAAAGCATACTCACACTATACAGTGCAAAGTATGTCATAAAGAGGTACAAATAGAATGTCCTTTATTTCATCTTGATGAAATAGTAAATAAAGAAACTGGGTTTTCTAATATTGATCATCATTTAAAAATAGAAGGTGTATGTGAAAACTGTATAAAGAATAATTTTATAAAAGAAAAAAAAGATTAA
- a CDS encoding YkvA family protein gives MKVSSVKVTLTEVDIMTLIKDYLKVSGLHIESISLGDFIEVKGSYTKGISIPFFAKLALGSVDNNTLNIRIFKVKVMNLHIIDTIKKLALKLSLSSFRDYGIYVKKENIRIDLDILSKKIPYTYFKIEKINLYSGYIDVFVDNIVYSKENEKEDKEVEEEKFALNKKYKPIYKRKDNYSLTRKSLKIKVPNKYNKFFEYSMLISDITVLLYRLLKDKRVDVKTKTLVISVLSYIVSPVDIIPSFIPFIGKIDDFAVVFFGLNKIIEEVPEEIILENWEGQGNIIFLVKQVIGYISNIIGTENVKTLMKFVNNIVGFIKEKSDGKSNLKAQKQEKDKAYEEVASVDEKSNNIH, from the coding sequence ATGAAGGTGTCATCTGTAAAAGTTACTTTAACAGAAGTAGATATAATGACTTTAATAAAGGATTATTTAAAAGTTTCTGGATTACATATTGAAAGTATTTCTCTAGGGGATTTTATAGAGGTAAAAGGATCTTATACAAAGGGGATTTCTATACCTTTTTTTGCTAAATTAGCTTTAGGAAGTGTGGATAACAATACTTTAAATATAAGAATATTTAAAGTTAAGGTTATGAATTTACATATAATTGATACAATAAAAAAATTAGCTTTAAAACTATCTTTAAGTAGTTTTAGAGACTATGGTATATATGTTAAAAAAGAAAATATAAGAATAGATTTGGATATACTATCTAAAAAGATACCTTATACTTATTTTAAAATAGAAAAAATAAATCTATATAGTGGTTATATAGATGTTTTTGTAGATAATATAGTTTACTCTAAAGAAAATGAAAAGGAAGATAAAGAAGTTGAAGAAGAAAAATTTGCTTTAAATAAAAAATATAAACCTATATATAAGAGGAAAGATAATTACTCTCTCACAAGAAAAAGCTTAAAGATTAAAGTACCTAATAAGTATAATAAATTTTTCGAGTATTCTATGCTTATATCAGATATAACAGTACTATTATATAGATTACTTAAAGACAAAAGAGTAGATGTGAAAACTAAAACTCTTGTGATATCAGTATTAAGTTATATTGTTAGTCCAGTGGACATAATTCCATCTTTTATACCCTTTATAGGTAAAATTGATGATTTTGCTGTAGTGTTTTTTGGATTAAATAAAATAATAGAGGAAGTTCCAGAGGAGATTATTCTAGAAAACTGGGAAGGACAGGGGAATATAATATTTTTAGTAAAACAGGTAATAGGATATATATCAAATATAATAGGAACAGAAAATGTAAAAACTCTTATGAAATTTGTTAATAATATTGTAGGCTTTATAAAGGAAAAATCTGATGGCAAAAGCAACTTAAAAGCCCAGAAACAAGAAAAGGATAAAGCTTATGAGGAGGTGGCATCTGTAGATGAAAAAAGTAATAATATACACTGA
- the ftsH gene encoding ATP-dependent zinc metalloprotease FtsH — MNKIKNKIIILPILTAFLSIAVMVSFNFYSSKKTNRDYNEFLKDLNAKKVSTVYMTDTSTMKVKLNSKEIYETDNPRSLNFKENLLKKGVKISENSPTTPKEVIPLSLFVLSVLSIVFIGLKDSAVFKNKKLSSVDSLDADEVENIKLNFDSVAGNEEAKESVKDIVDFLKNPEKYSSYGARMPKGIILYGDPGTGKTLMAKAVAGEAGVPFYAMSGSDFVQVYVGVGASRIRQLFKKARNKGKAVIFIDEIDAIGKKRSSEKAGGSEERDQTLNALLTEMSGFNEKEGIIIMAATNRLDILDEALLRPGRFDRHIEVNLPDVVAREKILNLHFKNKPIGNINIKDWAKKTAYFSGAKIENLLNEAAILACKENSVKIEDYHVDKAFSVVLAGYEKQNRDYIKNKDKKITAYHEIGHALISSIVLPKEKISKVTIIPSTKGAGGYTLSIPEDSLYQSKEYLRNRIMVLLGGRAAEEIIFGKDHITTGAHNDLQRSTSIAYKMVTEYGMGETLGLLNMGSLKHELSINENDIIKECKSLIDNIYKDVKDTLLKEKDQLDSLSEKLLEKETLYEEDFK, encoded by the coding sequence ATGAATAAAATTAAAAATAAGATTATTATTTTACCTATATTAACTGCTTTTTTATCTATAGCAGTTATGGTTTCTTTTAACTTCTATAGTTCTAAAAAAACAAATAGAGATTATAATGAATTTTTAAAAGATCTAAATGCAAAAAAAGTATCTACAGTATATATGACAGATACCTCTACTATGAAAGTAAAACTAAATTCAAAGGAAATCTATGAAACAGATAATCCAAGATCCCTTAATTTTAAGGAAAATTTATTAAAAAAAGGTGTGAAAATATCCGAAAATTCTCCTACCACACCTAAAGAGGTAATTCCCCTATCCTTGTTTGTTCTTTCCGTTCTGTCTATAGTTTTTATTGGATTAAAGGATTCTGCTGTTTTTAAAAATAAAAAACTTTCTTCTGTGGATTCTTTAGATGCGGATGAAGTGGAAAATATAAAACTTAATTTTGACAGCGTTGCAGGCAATGAAGAAGCTAAAGAAAGTGTGAAAGATATAGTAGATTTTTTGAAAAATCCTGAAAAATATTCTTCTTATGGTGCTAGAATGCCTAAAGGGATTATTTTATATGGTGACCCAGGTACAGGTAAAACTTTAATGGCAAAAGCTGTTGCTGGGGAAGCTGGAGTTCCTTTTTATGCTATGTCTGGTTCTGACTTTGTCCAAGTATATGTGGGAGTGGGTGCCAGTCGTATTAGACAATTATTTAAAAAAGCTAGAAATAAAGGTAAAGCTGTAATATTTATAGACGAGATTGATGCTATTGGTAAAAAAAGATCCAGTGAAAAAGCTGGTGGTTCTGAAGAAAGAGACCAAACCTTAAATGCTCTGCTTACAGAAATGTCTGGATTTAATGAAAAAGAAGGTATTATTATAATGGCGGCTACAAATAGATTAGATATACTAGATGAAGCTCTGTTAAGACCAGGTAGATTCGATAGGCACATTGAGGTAAACTTACCAGATGTAGTAGCTAGAGAAAAAATCCTTAATCTTCATTTTAAAAATAAACCTATAGGTAATATAAATATTAAAGATTGGGCTAAAAAAACTGCTTACTTCTCTGGAGCTAAAATAGAAAATTTATTAAATGAAGCAGCTATATTAGCTTGTAAAGAAAATAGTGTTAAAATCGAAGATTATCATGTTGATAAGGCCTTTTCTGTAGTATTGGCAGGTTATGAAAAACAAAATAGAGATTATATAAAAAATAAAGATAAAAAAATAACTGCCTATCATGAAATAGGACATGCTTTAATTTCTTCCATAGTTTTACCTAAAGAAAAAATATCTAAAGTAACTATAATACCAAGTACAAAGGGTGCTGGTGGGTATACTTTAAGTATTCCTGAAGACAGCCTATATCAAAGTAAAGAATACTTAAGAAATAGAATAATGGTGCTTTTAGGTGGACGTGCTGCTGAAGAAATTATATTTGGAAAAGATCACATAACCACAGGAGCCCATAATGATCTCCAAAGAAGTACATCCATTGCTTATAAAATGGTAACAGAATACGGTATGGGTGAAACCCTAGGCTTATTAAACATGGGAAGTTTGAAACATGAATTAAGTATAAATGAAAATGATATAATCAAAGAATGTAAATCTTTGATAGACAATATATATAAAGATGTTAAAGATACATTACTAAAAGAAAAAGATCAATTAGATTCATTATCTGAAAAACTATTAGAAAAAGAAACTCTTTATGAAGAAGACTTTAAATAA
- a CDS encoding rhomboid family intramembrane serine protease, which yields MIGIDKFIKDIIEKLMSTNNYNVMEININDGLESNWIAVKDKEDFYDVLIFSSNFAIKNLNKQYIKEYIQSLLMDKGINLNIAILMDGEIESSFINFLDINLIKDISFMLDYNNRNIIYAGEGTRSIVEDIVSVPKQRENIYYNENDVNTNKKTTITKIIIGINIFMYLITAFLSGSIFTSDIRVLIFLGAKVNSFINNGEYYRLITAMFLHGGLIHLALNMYALNSIGPLVEIYFGKVKYLIIYFISGILSSYFSYLFSSSVSIGASGAIFGTLGATLIIAYKNRKKGGKEFLNNIISVIVINLILGFSIPNVDNFGHIGGLIGGVIVTLLLMNRTKAKSTE from the coding sequence GTGATTGGTATAGATAAATTTATAAAAGATATTATAGAAAAACTTATGAGTACAAACAATTATAATGTTATGGAGATAAATATAAATGACGGTCTAGAAAGTAATTGGATAGCTGTTAAGGATAAAGAAGATTTTTATGATGTATTAATTTTTTCTAGTAATTTTGCAATAAAAAATTTAAATAAACAATATATAAAAGAATATATTCAGTCTTTGCTTATGGACAAAGGGATAAATTTAAACATAGCTATATTAATGGATGGAGAAATAGAGAGTTCTTTTATTAATTTTTTAGATATTAATTTAATTAAAGATATTTCTTTTATGCTGGATTATAATAATAGAAATATAATATACGCTGGAGAAGGGACTAGAAGTATTGTAGAAGATATAGTGAGTGTGCCAAAACAAAGAGAAAATATTTATTATAATGAAAATGATGTAAATACCAATAAAAAAACCACTATTACTAAAATAATAATAGGTATAAATATTTTTATGTATCTAATAACAGCTTTTTTATCAGGAAGTATATTTACTAGTGATATTAGAGTGCTAATATTTTTAGGGGCAAAAGTAAATTCTTTTATAAATAATGGAGAATATTATAGATTAATAACAGCAATGTTTTTACATGGAGGATTAATACATTTAGCATTAAATATGTATGCATTAAATTCTATAGGTCCCTTGGTGGAAATTTATTTTGGTAAAGTAAAATATTTAATTATTTATTTTATATCTGGAATATTAAGTTCTTATTTTAGCTATTTATTTTCATCCTCAGTTTCTATAGGAGCCTCAGGAGCTATATTTGGTACATTAGGAGCTACTTTGATAATAGCTTATAAAAATAGGAAAAAAGGGGGAAAAGAATTCTTAAATAACATAATATCAGTTATAGTTATTAACTTAATATTAGGATTTTCTATCCCCAATGTGGATAACTTTGGACATATCGGTGGATTAATTGGAGGTGTAATTGTAACCCTTCTTTTAATGAACAGAACTAAAGCAAAGAGTACGGAGTAG
- a CDS encoding single-stranded DNA-binding protein, giving the protein MNRVMLIGRLTKDAELKYIEDRDVSLLRFVIAVNRYYNKENSKTDYIPIVVWGRHAEAIHKYMEKGKLISVVGRIQARNYEDKNGNKKYGIEIVSNEIKFLDPKKIDKVVSN; this is encoded by the coding sequence ATGAATAGAGTTATGCTCATAGGCAGATTAACTAAAGATGCAGAACTTAAGTATATAGAGGATAGAGATGTTTCTTTATTAAGATTTGTAATAGCTGTAAATAGATATTACAACAAAGAAAATTCTAAAACTGATTATATACCTATTGTTGTATGGGGAAGACATGCGGAAGCTATACATAAGTATATGGAAAAAGGTAAATTAATTAGTGTTGTAGGAAGAATACAAGCTAGAAATTATGAGGATAAAAATGGTAATAAAAAATATGGAATAGAAATAGTTTCTAATGAAATAAAATTTTTAGATCCTAAAAAAATAGATAAGGTTGTTAGCAATTAA
- a CDS encoding methyl-accepting chemotaxis protein, with the protein MKLNFKSIKNLILCTILPLTILSMVFLSILSYSNSKNIISTEIEDKMKFQTKAISENIEKSLLTHKKIAETLSKTVESSKDIMPKDTYKNIVGNFIKTNDETFGTGIWFEAYKFNAKEKFFGPYCFKDGNKVVYTDKYSTESYNYMNYDWYKSAKSSTTSCVWSKPYLDELSNITMVSTSAAFKDKNGNFLGVATADINLDRLQKMIANVKFGKTGKAILLDKDGNYITNPNKSKIIKMNITKESESSISTLGKEMLSNKKGTGKYKDGNVEKLVYYNSIPETGWIIALSIDQSEVTSPLKQLLIKSIIFILIALALIIIFILWFSNYLTKNINRVNVFSETISNGDLTRSLSIDSKDELGAMGKNLNSMKNTLNNIIHNFNISLKDIVSISEELSASAEQTQSASDQIAQSISDIATGSETQSKTSQDSVKNLEEIYKGMEQISSNVQSVTDYSMATYKKAEEGNITVSTAINKMKDIEESVTDSANIVNTLEEKSNNIDNIVSLITSIAEQTNLLALNAAIEAARAGEAGKGFAVVAEEVRKLAEESSASAGSIGNIIKEVQNDIAKVVNSMKVETNNVNEGIVIVENTKSSFENILSDIDKVSREMQDVSAVVEEITASTETVVNSLEKIDSIIKESSNNTQNVAASAEEQTAIMKEVAEVATNLSQMSLKLEKDINIFKI; encoded by the coding sequence ATGAAACTTAATTTTAAAAGCATTAAAAATTTAATTTTATGTACTATTTTACCACTAACTATACTTTCTATGGTTTTTTTATCCATTTTAAGTTATAGTAATTCTAAAAACATAATTTCCACCGAAATAGAAGATAAGATGAAATTTCAGACTAAAGCTATAAGTGAAAATATAGAAAAATCACTATTAACTCATAAAAAAATAGCTGAAACTCTTTCTAAAACTGTAGAGTCTTCAAAGGATATTATGCCTAAAGATACTTACAAAAATATAGTTGGAAATTTTATAAAAACTAATGATGAGACCTTTGGAACAGGTATATGGTTCGAAGCTTACAAATTTAATGCCAAAGAAAAATTTTTTGGACCTTATTGCTTTAAAGACGGTAACAAAGTAGTTTACACCGATAAGTATAGCACGGAATCTTATAATTATATGAATTATGATTGGTATAAATCAGCTAAATCTTCTACTACTTCATGCGTTTGGTCAAAGCCTTATTTAGATGAGCTTAGTAATATAACTATGGTATCAACTTCTGCTGCATTTAAGGATAAAAACGGTAATTTCCTTGGAGTGGCTACTGCTGATATAAACTTAGATCGTCTACAAAAAATGATAGCTAATGTGAAGTTTGGTAAAACAGGTAAGGCTATATTATTAGATAAAGACGGTAATTATATAACTAATCCTAACAAAAGTAAGATTATAAAGATGAATATTACAAAAGAAAGTGAAAGTAGTATATCAACTTTAGGAAAAGAAATGTTATCTAACAAAAAAGGAACAGGTAAATATAAAGACGGTAATGTAGAAAAATTAGTTTATTATAATTCTATACCTGAGACTGGTTGGATTATCGCCTTATCCATAGATCAATCAGAAGTTACTTCACCTTTAAAGCAACTTTTAATAAAAAGTATAATATTTATATTGATTGCTTTAGCCTTAATAATTATATTTATCTTATGGTTTAGCAATTACTTAACTAAAAATATAAACAGAGTTAATGTATTTTCAGAAACTATCTCTAATGGAGATTTAACTAGATCATTATCAATAGATAGTAAAGATGAATTAGGAGCTATGGGAAAAAATTTAAATAGTATGAAAAACACCTTAAACAATATAATACATAATTTTAATATAAGTCTTAAAGATATAGTCTCTATATCTGAAGAATTATCTGCTAGTGCTGAGCAAACTCAAAGTGCTTCAGATCAAATAGCACAATCTATATCTGATATAGCAACTGGAAGTGAAACTCAGTCAAAAACTTCTCAGGATTCTGTTAAAAATTTAGAAGAAATATATAAAGGCATGGAACAAATATCTAGCAATGTTCAATCCGTTACTGACTACTCCATGGCCACTTATAAAAAAGCTGAAGAAGGTAATATAACGGTGTCTACAGCTATAAATAAAATGAAAGATATAGAAGAAAGCGTAACAGACTCTGCAAACATTGTAAATACACTAGAAGAAAAATCAAATAATATAGACAATATAGTCTCCCTAATAACATCTATTGCAGAGCAAACAAATTTATTAGCACTAAATGCAGCTATAGAGGCAGCCCGTGCAGGAGAAGCTGGAAAAGGCTTTGCTGTAGTAGCTGAAGAAGTAAGAAAATTAGCTGAAGAATCTTCTGCCTCAGCTGGAAGTATTGGAAATATCATAAAAGAAGTTCAAAATGATATTGCAAAAGTAGTTAACTCTATGAAAGTTGAAACTAATAATGTTAATGAGGGTATAGTAATAGTAGAAAATACTAAAAGTTCTTTTGAAAATATATTATCTGATATTGATAAAGTCTCTAGAGAAATGCAAGATGTATCTGCAGTAGTGGAAGAAATAACTGCTAGCACAGAAACTGTTGTAAACTCTTTAGAAAAAATAGACTCAATAATAAAAGAGTCCAGTAATAATACACAAAATGTGGCAGCTTCTGCTGAAGAGCAAACAGCTATAATGAAAGAAGTAGCTGAAGTTGCAACTAATCTTTCTCAAATGTCTTTAAAACTTGAAAAAGATATAAATATATTTAAAATTTAA
- a CDS encoding YtxH domain-containing protein — protein sequence MNNRFLSGITAGAILGATAGMLIVPQLDRGTRRRIKRTSRTMMGMAGNMMGNMRGIMR from the coding sequence ATGAACAATAGATTTTTATCAGGTATTACTGCAGGTGCTATATTAGGTGCAACTGCTGGAATGTTAATAGTACCTCAATTAGACAGAGGAACTAGAAGAAGAATAAAAAGAACAAGCAGAACTATGATGGGAATGGCAGGGAATATGATGGGAAATATGAGAGGCATAATGAGATAA